The following coding sequences are from one Diospyros lotus cultivar Yz01 chromosome 7, ASM1463336v1, whole genome shotgun sequence window:
- the LOC127806111 gene encoding cyclic nucleotide-gated ion channel 17-like, producing MELKKEKLVRFYSDGKEQSNLLWGRADPSYLEKSSSGYRVSSSLLKNDAGFVGRSKMGEPLKFGRSKAFLQEPEPWNKQILDPGSEIVLQWNRVFIVSSLVALFIDPLYFYLPGVRGTKDSQCVKTDLNLRIVVTCFRTVADCFYFLHMIIKFRTAYIAPSSRVFGRGELVMDPKKIAQRYLRSDFFIDLIATLPLPQIVIWFIIPATRSPRADHNNNTLALIVLFQYVPRLYLIFPLSSQMIKATGVVTKTAWAGAAYNLLLYMLASHVLGASWYLLSVDRYTSCWKSICKQESGPPKCLLHYLDCETSNDVDRRSWTNVTFMFKNCDPYNDNITFAYGIFEKAVKGDVVSSNFIEKYFYCLWWGLQNLSSYGQNLSTSTFIGETMFAILIAILGLVLFAHLIGNMQTYLQSLTVRLEEWRLKRRDTEEWMRHRQLPEDLRKRVRRFVQYKWLATRGVNEEAILCGLPADLRRDIQQHLCLDLVRRVPFFSQMDDQLLDAICERLVSSLSTEGTYIVREGDPVTEMLFIIRGRLESSTTNGGRTGFFNSIILRPGDFCGEELLSWALLPKSTMNVPSSTRTVRALVEVEAFALRAEDLKFVANQFRRLHSKKLQHTFRFYSHHWRTWAACFIQAAWRRYKRRTAKELAAMESFALDEQEGSETEQEEQQESDPVSGPSQAKPNLGVTILASRFAANTRRGAQKIKGVGLPKLQKPEEPDFSAEPDD from the exons ATGGAACTGAAGAAAGAGAAGCTTGTAAG GTTCTATTCTGATGGGAAAGAGCAAAGCAATTTGTTATGGGGAAGAGCTGACCCCTCATACCTAGAAAAGTCATCGTCTGGGTATAGGGTTTCGTCCTCCTTGCTGAAAAATGATGCTGGATTTGTGGGTAGAAGTAAAATGGGCGAACCACTTAAATTTGGGAGGTCTAAGGCATTTCTGCAGGAGCCTGAGCCATGGAATAAGCAAATACTTGATCCGGGTAGTGAGATAGTGTTGCAATGGAACCGGGTTTTCATAGTTTCAAGTTTGGTTGCGCTTTTTATTGACCCACTATACTTTTACCTGCCCGGTGTAAGAGGGACTAAGGACTCTCAGTGTGTGAAGACTGACTTGAATTTAAGAATTGTGGTTACCTGTTTCCGGACAGTAGCAGATTGTTTCTATTTTCTGCATATGATTATTAAATTTAGAACGGCTTATATTGCACCAAGCTCTCGGGTATTTGGGAGAGGTGAGCTTGTCATGGACCCCAAGAAGATTGCTCAAAGATACCTGAGATCTGACTTCTTCATTGATCTGATTGCGACTCTGCCACTACCTCAG ATAGTTATCTGGTTCATTATACCAGCTACAAGGAGTCCTCGAGCTGATCATAACAACAACACTCTTGCGCTTATTGTTCTATTCCAGTATGTCCCCAGGTTATATCTGATTTTCCCATTAAGTTCACAGATGATTAAAGCAACTGGAGTTGTCACAAAAACTGCTTGGGCAGGGGCTGCATATAATCTGCTATTGTACATGCTGGCTAGCCAC GTTTTAGGGGCATCATGGTATTTGCTGTCAGTTGACCGGTATACATCGTGCTGGAAATCAATATGCAAACAGGAATCTGGCCCTCCAAAATGCTTACTTCACTATTTGGATTGTGAGACTTCTAATGATGTTGATCGCAGGAGCTGGACAAATGTTACTTTTATGTTTAAGAATTGCGACCCTTACAATGATAATATTACGTTTGCCTATGGCATATTTGAAAAAGCAGTGAAAGGAGATGTTGTCTCCTCAAATTTTATTGAGAAGTACTTTTATTGCTTGTGGTGGGGCCTACAGAACTTAAG ttcGTATGGCCAGAACTTATCAACAAGCACATTTATTGGGGAGACAATGTTTGCCATCCTGATTGCCATCTTGGGTCTTGTTTTGTTTGCACACCTGATAGGGAACATGCAG ACATATTTGCAATCTTTAACGGTGAGGCTTGAAGAATGGAGGCTTAAGCGAAGAGATACGGAAGAGTGGATGAGGCATCGCCAACTTCCTGAGGATCTGAGGAAACGTGTTCGACGTTTTGTTCAATATAAGTGGCTTGCAACTCGAGGAGTAAATGAAGAAGCAATTCTTTGTGGTTTACCTGCTGATCTGCGTCGTGATATCCAACAGCACCTCTGCTTGGACCTTGTTCGACGA GTTCCATTCTTCTCACAGATGGATGATCAGTTACTCGATGCAATCTGTGAGCGTCTGGTCTCCTCATTAAGCACTGAAGGCACCTATATTGTTCGTGAGGGTGACCCTGTAACGGAGATGCTTTTTATTATAAGGGGAAGACTGGAAAGTTCTACGACAAATGGAGGCCGGACTGGTTTCTTTAATTCTATTATATTGAGACCCGGTGATTTTTGTGGGGAGGAGCTACTTTCCTGGGCTTTGCTTCCAAAATCCACTATGAATGTACCCTCTTCAACTCGGACAGTTAGGGCTCTTGTTGAAGTAGAGGCATTTGCGTTGCGAGCTGAAGATCTTAAGTTTGTGGCCAATCAATTTAGACGTCTCCATAGTAAGAAACTGCAGCATACATTCCGGTTCTACTCCCACCATTGGAGGACATGGGCAGCCTGCTTCATACAGGCAGCTTGGCGACGATACAAGAGGAGGACGGCCAAAGAGCTCGCTGCAATGGAGTCTTTTGCTTTGGATGAGCAAGAAGGTAGTGAGACCGAGCAAGAGGAGCAGCAGGAATCTGATCCTGTATCCGGACCTTCGCAGGCAAAACCAAACCTTGGAGTCACTATATTGGCTTCAAGATTTGCTGCAAACACTAGAAGAGGAGCTCAGAAGATTAAAGGTGTGGGCCTCCCTAAATTACAGAAACCTGAAGAGCCTGACTTCTCTGCTGAACCAGATGATTAG
- the LOC127806109 gene encoding probable alpha,alpha-trehalose-phosphate synthase [UDP-forming] 11, producing MLSRSCFNLLNLEYYSGVDRTRIPRVMTMPGILSDFDSNGDAAESDAVSVGQERRIIVANQLPVKAYRDAASKKWCFDWDKDALVLQLKDGFPADVEVIYIGCLKAEIDAGDQDEVSQLLLEKFRCVPTFLCADIQNKFYHGFCKHYLWPLFHYMLPVTPSHGARFDRSLWQAYVSANKVFADTIMEVINPDEDYIWIHDYHLMVLPTFLRKRFHRVKLGFFLHSPFPSSEIYRTLPVRDEILRAFLNCDLVGFHTFDYARHFLSCCSRMLGLDYQSKRGYIGLEYYGRTVSIKILPVGIHMDQIESVMALSETEKKVQELQAQFGGKIVMLGVDDMDMFKGISLKFLAMGHLLAQHPELRGRVVLVQIMNPARSRGKDIQEVQNEISSVANEVNLKYGKPGYEPIVFVNGPVSTQDKVAYYAISECCVVNAVRDGMNLVPYKYTVSRQGTPDLHKALGLEGSAIPRKSVIIVSEFIGCSPSLSGAIRVNPWNIDSVSEAMNLAITMPEGEKQLRHEKHYKYISSHDVAYWARSFDQDLERACRDHYQKRCWGIGFGLGFRVVALGPNFRKLAVEHIVSAYNQTNSRLILLDYDGTMMPQGSVDKSPSDEIIQVLNGLCNDPKNVVFIVSGRGKDSLSRWFSPCEKLGLSAEHGYFTRWSKDSPWESCMLAMDFDWKKIALPVMEHYTEATDGSSIEQKESALVWHHQEADPDFGSWQAKELLDHLESVLANEPVVVKRGQHIVEVKPQGVSKGVVVENLMASMRTRGKPPDFVLCVGDDRSDEDMFETIARSVANPSLPAIAEVFACTVGQKPSMAKYYLDDTSEVIKMLQGLASASGLLEKSAISQVSFEGYSL from the exons ATGCTGTCCAGATCTTGCTTCAATCTGCTCAATCTTGAATATTACTCTGGGGTCGATCGGACTCGGATTCCCAGAGTCATGACTATGCCGGGCATACTCTCGGATTTCGACAGTAATGGCGACGCCGCCGAGTCCGACGCCGTTTCGGTCGGCCAAGAACGCAGAATCATCGTCGCCAACCAGCTCCCGGTGAAGGCTTACCGAGACGCGGCCTCCAAGAAATGGTGCTTCGATTGGGACAAAGACGCCTTGGTTCTACAGCTTAAAGACGGGTTCCCGGCCGACGTCGAGGTGATCTACATCGGCTGCCTGAAGGCGGAGATCGACGCCGGCGATCAAGATGAGGTCTCTCAGCTTCTGCTCGAGAAATTCCGGTGTGTTCCGACGTTTCTCTGCGCCGACATCCAGAACAAGTTCTATCACGGCTTCTGTAAACACTATCTCTGGCCTCTGTTTCACTATATGTTGCCCGTGACGCCGAGCCACGGGGCTCGGTTCGATCGGAGTCTATGGCAGGCCTACGTTTCTGCAAACAAGGTTTTTGCAGATACGATAATGGAGGTGATAAACCCAGATGAGGATTACATCTGGATTCACGATTATCACCTCATGGTTTTGCCTACTTTCTTGAGAAAGAGGTTTCACAGGGTAAAGCTCGGATTTTTCTTGCATAGTCCTTTTCCATCGTCTGAAATTTACCGGACATTACCGGTCCGGGACGAGATTCTGAGGGCCTTCTTGAATTGTGATCTTGTTGGGTTCCATACTTTCGATTATGCGAGGCATTTCTTGTCTTGTTGCAGTAGAATGTTGGGTTTGGATTACCAATCTAAAAGGGGGTACATTGGGCTGGAGTATTATGGTAGAACAGTGAGTATTAAGATCCTTCCCGTTGGGATTCATATGGACCAGATTGAATCTGTGATGGCCCTTTCGGAGACGGAGAAAAAGGTCCAAGAATTGCAGGCGCAGTTTGGGGGGAAGATTGTGATGTTGGGTGTAGATGACATGGATATGTTTAAGGGCATTAGTTTGAAGTTCTTGGCAATGGGGCATCTCTTGGCACAACACCCTGAATTGAGGGGAAGAGTGGTTTTGGTTCAGATCATGAACCCGGCAAGGAGCCGGGGGAAGGATATTCAAGAGGTTCAGAATGAGATTAGCAGTGTTGCCAATGAGGTTAATTTGAAGTATGGCAAGCCCGGTTATGAGCCGATTGTGTTTGTTAATGGCCCGGTTTCGACCCAAGACAAAGTTGCTTACTATGCCATTTCGGAGTGTTGTGTTGTCAATGCAGTGAGGGATGGTATGAATTTGGTGCCTTACAAGTACACGGTGTCTAGGCAAGGCACCCCTGATTTGCACAAGGCCTTGGGGCTTGAAGGGTCTGCTATACCGAGGAAGAGTGTGATTATTGTCTCAGAATTCATCGGTTGCTCACCATCGCTCAGTGGGGCTATCCGGGTTAATCCATGGAACATTGATTCTGTCTCTGAAGCCATGAATTTGGCAATCACAATGCCAGAGGGAGAGAAACAATTGCGCCATGAGAAGCACTACAAGTATATTAGCTCTCATGATGTTGCTTACTGGGCTAGGAGTTTCGACCAAGATCTCGAGAGAGCCTGTAGAGATCACTACCAGAAGAGGTGTTGGGGCATTGGTTTTGGCTTAGGATTTCGGGTCGTCGCTTTGGGTCCTAATTTCAGAAAGCTTGCTGTGGAGCACATTGTCTCCGCTTATAATCAGACCAACAGCCGGCTAATTTTGTTGGACTATGATGGCACCATGATGCCACAAGGTTCTGTGGACAAATCTCCAAGCGATGAGATTATTCAAGTTTTAAATGGGTTATGCAATGATCCAAAGAATGTCGTTTTTATTGTAAGTGGCAGGGGGAAGGATTCACTAAGCAGGTGGTTCTCTCCATGTGAGAAACTTGGTTTATCTGCAGAACACGGCTACTTCACTAG GTGGAGCAAGGATTCTCCTTGGGAGTCCTGCATGTTGGCAATGGACTTCGACTGGAAGAAGATTGCGCTGCCCGTGATGGAGCATTACACAGAGGCCACAGATGGATCATCTATAGAACAGAAGGAAAGTGCCCTTGTGTGGCATCATCAAGAAGCTGATCCAGACTTCGGCTCATGGCAGGCGAAAGAGCTTCTCGATCATCTTGAGAGTGTTCTTGCCAATGAGCCTGTGGTCGTTAAAAGAGGTCAACACATAGTTGAAGTGAAGCCACAG GGCGTAAGCAAAGGAGTTGTTGTGGAAAATCTCATGGCGTCAATGAGGACTAGGGGGAAGCCTCCagattttgttttgtgtgtAGGCGATGATCGTTCAGATGAAGATATGTTCGAGACCATCGCAAGATCAGTTGCTAACCCCTCCTTGCCTGCCATAGCAGAAGTTTTTGCCTGCACTGTCGGTCAGAAACCGAGTATGGCCAAATACTATCTTGATGATACATCTGAAGTAATCAAGATGCTTCAGGGCCTTGCATCAGCATCCGGGCTGCTCGAAAAATCTGCAATTTCGCAAGTCTCCTTTGAGGGGTATTCTCTCTGA